One Streptomyces sp. V4I8 genomic window carries:
- a CDS encoding helix-turn-helix transcriptional regulator: MSRRARVTPADAGLPDGGARRRTPGLRREEVAVLAGVGASWYQWLEQGRDISVSPQVLDSVGRVLRLSNAERRHLYLLAGLNPPEREVAPEKRDMCDGLRRLIDAWMPYPAHIMDRYYNGVLHNDAAATVLGMRPGRRWNCLIDFFTDPMYRSRSKSWEQNARTVVAQFRALCSASPDDEGFQAVLAEARAASPEFTELWERRDIEDAGQIRKELDHPLVGLLCLESSVMQMPVRPDLSIVLHTPLDEANTAAKLEWLASPEGRRGAMYPVAG; this comes from the coding sequence ATGAGCAGGCGGGCCCGGGTGACCCCGGCCGACGCGGGCCTGCCGGACGGTGGAGCGCGGCGCCGTACGCCGGGCCTGCGGCGCGAGGAGGTCGCCGTGCTCGCCGGTGTGGGTGCCTCCTGGTACCAGTGGCTGGAGCAGGGGCGGGACATCTCCGTGTCGCCGCAGGTGCTGGACTCGGTGGGCCGGGTGCTGCGGCTGAGCAACGCCGAGCGCAGGCATCTGTATCTGCTGGCCGGGCTGAATCCGCCGGAGCGTGAAGTGGCGCCCGAGAAGCGGGACATGTGCGACGGGCTGCGGCGGCTGATCGACGCGTGGATGCCGTATCCGGCGCACATCATGGACCGGTACTACAACGGCGTGCTGCACAACGACGCGGCGGCGACGGTGCTCGGCATGCGGCCCGGCCGGCGCTGGAACTGCCTGATCGACTTCTTCACGGACCCGATGTACCGGTCGCGGTCCAAGAGCTGGGAGCAGAACGCCCGTACGGTCGTGGCGCAGTTCCGTGCGCTCTGCTCGGCCTCTCCCGACGACGAGGGGTTCCAGGCCGTGCTGGCCGAGGCGAGGGCGGCCAGCCCGGAGTTCACCGAGCTGTGGGAGCGGCGGGACATCGAGGACGCCGGGCAGATCCGCAAGGAGCTGGACCATCCGCTGGTCGGGCTGCTGTGCCTGGAGTCGAGTGTGATGCAGATGCCGGTACGGCCCGATCTGTCGATCGTCCTGCACACGCCGCTGGACGAGGCGAACACGGCGGCGAAGCTCGAGTGGCTGGCGTCGCCGGAGGGGCGGCGCGGGGCGATGTACCCCGTGGCCGGTTAG
- a CDS encoding cytidine deaminase encodes MTDNSALDPEDRKIVTLARSARARNGVPEGAAVRDETGRTYVAGTVALDSLKLSALRTAVAMAVASGATSLEAAAVVTEAEGASAEDRAAVRDLGGPETPVLVAGADGVVRTTVTAG; translated from the coding sequence ATGACCGACAACAGCGCGCTTGACCCCGAGGACCGCAAGATCGTCACCCTGGCCCGTTCCGCACGGGCTCGCAACGGTGTGCCCGAGGGGGCGGCCGTACGGGACGAGACGGGCCGTACCTATGTCGCCGGGACCGTCGCCCTGGACTCCCTGAAGCTGAGCGCGCTGCGGACGGCGGTGGCGATGGCGGTGGCCTCGGGGGCGACGTCGCTGGAGGCGGCGGCGGTCGTGACGGAGGCGGAGGGCGCGTCCGCGGAGGACCGGGCGGCTGTGCGGGATCTTGGGGGGCCGGAGACGCCGGTGTTGGTGGCGGGGGCGGACGGGGTGGTGCGTACGACGGTCACGGCGGGCTGA